One Mycolicibacterium fortuitum subsp. fortuitum genomic window carries:
- a CDS encoding LysR family transcriptional regulator, whose protein sequence is MAGDVLLQQLDYLLALASERHFGRAAARCHVSQPTLSVAIRRLERELGIVIVQRGQRFEGFTEEGQRVVAWAQRIVAERDDMLADIDRMRGRLTVTARIGAIPTAVPTGPFITTEFLRRNPAASVRIEALSSREIARRLADFEIDAGLTYLDDEAPPGTRSVEMYRERYVLVAPAEHALMAQPEIAWSDAAGLQLCVLTTTMRNRRILDANMAAEGVRYRPVVEADSVDALYAHLTNSPRATIASTAWLPQLGVPPGFAARPMVQHGPRPAIGLVVLDREPASIVAAALVEVAADLDLGSRLNAMGEAATGPA, encoded by the coding sequence ATGGCCGGTGATGTGCTGCTGCAGCAACTCGACTACCTGCTGGCGCTGGCGAGCGAGCGGCACTTTGGTCGGGCGGCCGCGCGGTGCCACGTGAGCCAACCGACGCTGTCGGTGGCGATCCGCAGGCTGGAACGCGAGCTGGGCATCGTGATCGTGCAGCGGGGTCAGCGGTTCGAAGGGTTCACCGAGGAAGGTCAGCGGGTGGTCGCGTGGGCCCAGCGCATCGTCGCCGAACGCGACGACATGCTGGCCGACATCGACCGCATGCGCGGCCGGTTGACCGTCACGGCACGAATCGGGGCGATACCGACGGCGGTACCCACGGGTCCGTTCATCACCACCGAGTTTCTGCGCCGCAACCCGGCGGCGTCGGTGCGCATCGAAGCACTGTCATCGCGCGAGATCGCCCGACGGCTGGCCGATTTCGAGATCGACGCCGGGCTGACCTATCTGGACGACGAAGCCCCGCCCGGAACGCGGTCGGTGGAGATGTACCGGGAGCGATACGTCCTGGTGGCGCCGGCCGAACACGCACTGATGGCTCAACCGGAGATCGCCTGGTCCGACGCTGCCGGACTTCAGCTCTGCGTGTTGACCACCACCATGCGCAACCGCCGCATTCTCGATGCCAACATGGCCGCTGAAGGTGTGCGGTATCGCCCTGTGGTGGAGGCGGATTCGGTCGACGCGCTGTATGCGCACCTGACAAATTCGCCGCGGGCGACCATCGCGTCCACTGCATGGCTGCCACAACTCGGAGTGCCTCCGGGTTTCGCTGCGCGGCCGATGGTGCAGCACGGCCCGCGTCCTGCGATCGGTCTGGTGGTGCTCGACCGTGAGCCTGCGTCGATCGTGGCCGCCGCGCTCGTCGAGGTGGCTGCCGATCTCGACCTCGGCAGCCGATTGAATGCGATGGGGGAGGCCGCCACCGGGCCTGCTTAG